GAGCGCTTCGCAGGACGAAGCGGAGAAAGCGTTCAACCAGCGCCTCAACGCGCTCAGCGAGCATCTCGATGCCGCGCTCTCCGAACGCGACGAGGCGTTCGCCGAGTATCAGAAGACTATCGAAGAAGTCGAAGCGGGCCGCGAGCGGCTCGCCGCGCAGACGCGCGCGCTGGCGGCGTCGGAAGACACGGCCTTGAGCCTCGGCGCGGAACTGGTGGCGGCAAGCCGTCGCGCGGAAGCGGGCGAGGCGCGCATCGAGGAACTGGAGCAGCGCGCGCTGGCGGATAACGCCAGGCTCGAAGCCGCCAATACGACGTTCGAAACGGAGCGTCTGGCGCGGGAAGAACTGGTGGTGGCCGCTGCGGGTAAAGACGACGAAATAGCGCGGCTTACGCAGGAGCGCGATCACGCGCAGCAGCAGGTCGTGACGTTGAGCGAGGCGTGTCAGGCGAAATCGGACGAAGCGGACCGATGGTCGCAGGATGCAGTCGCGGCGACCTCACGCGCGCAAACCGCCGAGGCGCGCATCGAAGAACTGGAGCAGCGCGCATCGGTTGAAAACGCCGCGCTCGAAGCCACCAAGGCGACGTTAGACGACGAACGTCAGGCGCGTGAAGCGTTGATCGCGGTTGTGTCGGGCAAAGACGCCGAGATCGCCCGAATCACGCAGGAACGCGACCATGCGCAGCAACAGGTCGCCACGTTGGACGACGCGTGTCAGGCGAAATCGCAAGAGGCGAGCCGCTGGTCGCAAAACGCGGCTGCGGCCACCTCGCGCGCGCAAGCCGCTGAGACGCGTATTGAGGAACTGGAGCAGCGTGTGTCGGCGGAAAGCGCCGCGCTGGAAGCCACCAGCACGACGCTTGAAGAAGAGCGTCACGCGCGTGAAGCGCTGATCGTGGTGGTCGCCGGTAAAGACGCTGAGATCGCACGCATCACGCAAGACCGCGATCACGCGCAGCAGCAGGTCGCCACGTTGGACGAGGCGTTGCGGGCGAAGTCGGAAGAGGCGGACAAGTGGTCGCTGGACGCCGCTGCGGCGACGACACGCGCACACACCGCCGAGGCGCGTATCGAGGAACTGGACCAGCGTGCGTCGGTGGAAAGCGCCACGCTTGCGGCCACGAACGCGATGCTTGAAGAAGAACGCCAGGCTCGTGCGGCATTGATCATGGTGGTGGCCGGCAAAGACGCTGAGATCGCGCGCGTCACGCAGGACCGCGATCATGCGCTGCAGCAGGTCGCGACGTTGAACGACGCGTGTCACGCGAAATCGGAAGAGGCGCAACGATGGTCGCAGGACGCGGCTTCGGCCACGTCGCGCGCGCAAACCGCCGAGGCGCGAATTCAGGAGTTGGAGCAGCGTGCGTCTGAAGAAATGGCGACGCTCGAGGCCACCAGGTTCACGCTCGAAGAACAGCGCCAGGCGTATGACGTATTGAATGAACTGGTCGCAAGCAAAGACGCTGAGATAACGCGAGTCACGCAGGAACGCGATCACGCGCAGCAGCAGGCTGCCGCGTTGAGCGACACCGGTCAGGCCAAGTCGCAGGAGGCGGAACGCGCCGCGCAGGAAGCGGCGACGGCCACGTCGCGCGCGCTTGCCGCCGAGGCACGCATCGAGGAACTGGAGCAGCGCGTGTCGGCGGAAAGCGCGGCACTCGCCGCCACCCAAACCACGCTCGAAGAAGAACGCCAGGCGCACGAAGTACTGACCGAGCGTGTCGCCAGTAAAGAGGCCGAGATCGCGCGACTCACGCAGGAACACGATCACGCGCAGCAGCAACTCGCCGCGCTGGACACCGACCGTCAGGCGCAATCGGCGGAACTCGACGCGAGCCGCGAACACGTCGGCACGCTGACCGCGGCGGCTGCTGCCGCGAGTGCCGAGCTGACGCGACTGTCGCACGAAGCCACTGCCGCGAAGGAACGCGCGGACGCCGCCGAACAGCATGCCGCCCAACTGCAGCAGCGCATTGCGGAGCGACCGCACGCTGCCGCCAAACACAATCGACGCCACCCGCAGCCGGGCGTCAACGAGGACGAGACCGACAGCGCCGAGGAAATCGCGGCGCTGCAGCGTCAAGTGGCAGCTCAGGCCAAAGCGCACACCAAGGCCTTCGACGAGCTTCACGCGAACGCCGAGCAATGGGTGGCGCATGCTAAAGATCTCAAACAACGCCTCGGTCTCGCGAGCGAGCGGATCATCTTCATCGACGCGCGCAGCACCGGAGAAGTGGTGCTGGTTCGACGGCTCGCGTCGGAACTGGAGCGGCTCAAGCCGGATCACGAGTTGATATCGCGCGATATGCAGCAAAAACTGATCGGCGCGACGATGGCGCAGCAACTGGCGCAGAAGGGCTATCGCTACGACGCGACGACAGCGGTCATGTCGAAGATCGAGCGCTGATCGATCTGCTTATGTGTCCGTCTTCCCTTAGCGAACCTTCCAGTTCGGCTCAAGACGAGCCGGTAGCGCAGCCGGATCCGTCGGCGAGATTTGTCGACGCGCTGAACAAGGTGAAGCCGCTGCTCGACTTGCAGCCGCCGTTGCCGCCCAAGGAATTAGCCGAGGCGTTGCAACTCGCGGCCGTCAGTTCGCTTGGTCTGGGCGATCTCGCCGACGCCGAGTCTTACTGGCGCCGCGCTATCGAAACGAATCCTCGTTTCGCGGACGCGTACCTGAACCTCGCCACCTTGCTGAAGGGCCTCAACCGCCTGGCCGACGTGGAAGCGTTATTGCGGCAACTGCTCGACGCGTGCCCCGATCTCGCGGACGTTCACAACCAGCTCGGCTCGCTACTTCAGGACCAGGCGCGCATGGCCGAAGCGGAAGCGGCGTATCGGCAAGCGTCGCGCATTCTGCCCGATCGCCTCGAATTTCATTACAACCTCGGCACTGTGTTGAGACCGCTAGGCCGCTGGAGCGAAGCCGCCGATGCCTATCGGCGCGCCATCGCACTGCGTCCCGATTTCGTCATGGGGTACAGCAACCTCGGCAACATCCTGAAGGAACTGGGCCGTCTGACGGAAGCGGAGGCCGCCTACCGGCAGGCGCTTGCCGTTAGCGACGACTATCACATGGCGCGGTTCGCGCTGGCCACGCTGCTG
This genomic stretch from Paraburkholderia bryophila harbors:
- a CDS encoding DNA-binding protein encodes the protein MSRDVDTITDERVAAIADRMVDEDKRVSPVAIWKELEGGSLVAIVEALQRWREARLPSTPNVQVQSGLPTGVAETIMSAADRIWSASQDEAEKAFNQRLNALSEHLDAALSERDEAFAEYQKTIEEVEAGRERLAAQTRALAASEDTALSLGAELVAASRRAEAGEARIEELEQRALADNARLEAANTTFETERLAREELVVAAAGKDDEIARLTQERDHAQQQVVTLSEACQAKSDEADRWSQDAVAATSRAQTAEARIEELEQRASVENAALEATKATLDDERQAREALIAVVSGKDAEIARITQERDHAQQQVATLDDACQAKSQEASRWSQNAAAATSRAQAAETRIEELEQRVSAESAALEATSTTLEEERHAREALIVVVAGKDAEIARITQDRDHAQQQVATLDEALRAKSEEADKWSLDAAAATTRAHTAEARIEELDQRASVESATLAATNAMLEEERQARAALIMVVAGKDAEIARVTQDRDHALQQVATLNDACHAKSEEAQRWSQDAASATSRAQTAEARIQELEQRASEEMATLEATRFTLEEQRQAYDVLNELVASKDAEITRVTQERDHAQQQAAALSDTGQAKSQEAERAAQEAATATSRALAAEARIEELEQRVSAESAALAATQTTLEEERQAHEVLTERVASKEAEIARLTQEHDHAQQQLAALDTDRQAQSAELDASREHVGTLTAAAAAASAELTRLSHEATAAKERADAAEQHAAQLQQRIAERPHAAAKHNRRHPQPGVNEDETDSAEEIAALQRQVAAQAKAHTKAFDELHANAEQWVAHAKDLKQRLGLASERIIFIDARSTGEVVLVRRLASELERLKPDHELISRDMQQKLIGATMAQQLAQKGYRYDATTAVMSKIER